A window of the Polaribacter batillariae genome harbors these coding sequences:
- the truA gene encoding tRNA pseudouridine(38-40) synthase TruA produces MRYFIELSYNGKNYHGWQVQPDVVSVQEKLNDAVSTVLQEKIEVVGAGRTDTGVHASQMFAHLDVSKKIEGDIVHKLNSILPSDIVVYQVFSVDDKKHARFDAKSRSYEYRIWLGRNPFLLDFSWQIYSQNLNVSLMNEAAKILLEYENFQTFSKVKTEVYTFNCDVTEAFWKREDALLTFYISANRFLRNMVRAIVGTLVDVGLGKITVAEFREIIESKNRGKAGLSVPAKGLFLTKIKY; encoded by the coding sequence TTGAGGTATTTTATAGAACTTTCATATAATGGAAAAAACTATCATGGTTGGCAGGTTCAACCAGACGTAGTTTCTGTACAAGAAAAATTAAATGATGCAGTAAGTACTGTTTTGCAAGAAAAAATAGAAGTTGTTGGGGCTGGTAGAACCGATACTGGAGTGCATGCATCGCAAATGTTTGCCCATTTAGATGTTTCAAAAAAAATTGAAGGAGATATTGTTCACAAACTCAACTCTATTTTGCCAAGTGATATTGTTGTTTACCAAGTTTTTTCGGTAGATGATAAAAAACATGCAAGATTCGATGCAAAAAGCAGAAGCTACGAATACCGTATTTGGTTAGGAAGAAATCCGTTTTTACTAGATTTTTCTTGGCAAATTTATTCACAGAATTTAAACGTTTCTTTAATGAATGAAGCCGCTAAAATTCTTTTAGAATACGAAAATTTTCAAACGTTTTCGAAAGTAAAAACAGAGGTTTATACGTTTAATTGCGATGTAACAGAAGCTTTTTGGAAACGAGAAGACGCTTTGTTAACTTTTTACATTTCAGCAAACAGGTTTTTAAGAAATATGGTAAGAGCCATTGTTGGTACATTGGTAGATGTGGGTTTAGGTAAAATTACGGTGGCAGAATTTAGAGAAATTATAGAAAGTAAGAATCGAGGAAAAGCAGGATTGTCAGTTCCTGCAAAAGGTTTATTTTTAACAAAAATAAAATATTAA
- a CDS encoding ABC transporter ATP-binding protein: MADKTGNAFDMQIFLRLMSFAKRYKLNFFIAASSTILLAIVALLNPYLLKKTVDFYIVDKDTQGLVNNVLLMLGILVLEVLLRFTFIYFANWVGQHIIRDIRAKTFRHILQFRMSYFDTNSVGKLVTRVVSDIETIAAFFSSGVFTIVSDVLQMFAITILMFVLNWKLALIAIAVLPILVYATKVFQVAIKATFQEVRNQVANLNGFVQERVTGMKIVQLFNRENIEYKNFKDINNKHKEAYIKTIWYFSIFFPIAEILSSIGIGLIVWFGSKQIIGGAVPGPGTVMAFVQMAQMLFRPLRQIADKFNQLQMGIVSGERVFKVLDTNSSITKNGTITAKNLEGNISFKNVRFSYIKDEEVLKGISFEVKSGQTIAIVGATGAGKSTIINLINRFYEIDSGVISVDGTSIDQYKLQSLRDQVAIVLQDVFLFSGSILNNITLQDDRITLQEVEKAAKQIGIHEFILTLPGGYNYKVKERGAMLSSGQRQLIAFLRAYVSKPSILILDEATSSVDTHAEQMIQYATETITKDRTSIVIAHRLATIKQADKIIVMDKGLIVEEGTHSELLEKENGYYKNLYDKQFSLDVVS; encoded by the coding sequence TTGGCAGATAAAACAGGAAATGCTTTCGATATGCAAATCTTTTTAAGATTAATGAGCTTTGCAAAAAGATACAAGCTTAATTTCTTTATAGCAGCAAGTTCCACCATATTGTTGGCAATTGTTGCACTTTTAAATCCGTATCTTTTAAAGAAAACAGTAGATTTTTATATTGTAGATAAAGACACACAAGGTCTTGTTAACAATGTATTATTAATGCTGGGCATTCTTGTATTGGAGGTTTTGTTGCGATTTACATTTATATATTTTGCAAATTGGGTAGGCCAACATATTATTAGAGATATTAGAGCAAAAACATTTCGGCATATTTTACAATTTAGAATGTCTTATTTCGATACAAATTCTGTTGGAAAATTAGTAACAAGAGTAGTTTCGGATATCGAAACGATAGCCGCTTTTTTTAGCAGTGGCGTTTTTACGATTGTTAGTGATGTTTTACAAATGTTCGCAATTACCATTTTAATGTTTGTTTTAAATTGGAAATTGGCACTTATTGCAATTGCGGTACTTCCTATTTTAGTTTATGCTACAAAAGTTTTTCAAGTTGCTATAAAAGCAACATTCCAAGAAGTAAGAAACCAAGTAGCCAATTTAAACGGTTTTGTACAAGAGCGAGTTACAGGAATGAAAATCGTACAACTTTTTAATAGAGAAAACATCGAGTATAAGAATTTTAAAGACATTAATAACAAACATAAAGAAGCATATATAAAAACAATTTGGTATTTTTCAATCTTTTTTCCGATAGCAGAAATTTTATCTTCTATTGGAATTGGCTTAATCGTTTGGTTTGGTAGTAAACAAATTATTGGTGGAGCTGTGCCTGGCCCCGGAACTGTAATGGCTTTTGTACAAATGGCACAAATGTTATTTCGTCCTTTAAGACAAATTGCAGATAAATTTAACCAACTTCAAATGGGAATTGTCTCTGGAGAAAGAGTTTTTAAGGTTTTAGATACAAACAGCTCAATTACTAAAAACGGAACCATCACTGCTAAAAATTTAGAAGGAAATATTTCCTTTAAAAATGTACGGTTTAGTTACATTAAAGACGAAGAAGTTTTAAAAGGGATTTCTTTTGAAGTAAAAAGCGGACAAACAATTGCAATTGTAGGAGCTACAGGCGCAGGAAAATCGACTATAATAAATTTAATAAACCGTTTTTATGAAATTGATAGTGGTGTAATTTCTGTAGATGGAACGTCTATAGACCAATACAAGCTGCAAAGCTTAAGAGATCAAGTAGCAATTGTTTTACAGGATGTTTTCTTGTTTTCGGGATCTATTTTAAATAATATTACCTTGCAAGACGATAGAATTACGTTGCAAGAAGTAGAAAAAGCAGCCAAGCAAATAGGAATTCACGAATTTATTTTAACACTGCCTGGAGGGTACAATTACAAAGTAAAAGAACGTGGAGCAATGTTGTCTTCTGGACAAAGGCAACTAATAGCCTTTTTAAGAGCCTATGTTAGTAAACCAAGTATTTTAATTTTAGATGAAGCCACTTCGTCTGTAGATACGCATGCAGAACAAATGATTCAATATGCAACAGAAACCATTACAAAAGATAGAACTTCCATTGTAATCGCGCACAGATTAGCAACGATTAAGCAAGCCGATAAGATTATTGTAATGGACAAAGGTTTAATTGTCGAAGAAGGTACTCATTCCGAATTATTAGAGAAAGAAAATGGTTACTATAAAAACTTATATGACAAACAGTTTAGTTTAGATGTTGTTTCTTAG
- a CDS encoding SDR family NAD(P)-dependent oxidoreductase: MKKTALITGASSGIGKEFAKIHAKTGGNLVIVARSKDKLLQLKEELEKEYGIHVSVIEKDLTEKNAAQEIYNFVKYSKIEIDYLINNAGFGGIGKFHERELKKDINMIQLNVVALTALTHVFLPDFVSRNSGRILNVSSTASLMAGPMQAVYFATKAYVTSFSNAIAEELADTNVTVTTLMPGATETDFGKTSGMDKTILFKNTADAKSVAKDGYDAMLNGDLDVISGVTFSQKVMMKAIPFTPKKVLLKQVKKMQNPDNN; encoded by the coding sequence ATGAAAAAAACAGCATTAATTACAGGAGCAAGCAGTGGTATAGGAAAAGAATTTGCAAAAATTCATGCAAAAACTGGTGGTAATTTGGTAATTGTGGCCAGAAGTAAAGACAAATTACTGCAATTAAAAGAAGAGTTAGAAAAAGAATACGGAATTCATGTGAGCGTTATCGAGAAAGATTTAACCGAAAAAAATGCTGCACAAGAAATCTACAACTTTGTAAAATATAGTAAAATCGAAATCGATTATCTAATAAACAATGCCGGTTTTGGCGGTATTGGAAAATTTCACGAAAGAGAGCTAAAAAAAGACATTAACATGATTCAATTAAATGTGGTTGCCTTAACTGCATTAACTCATGTTTTTCTACCAGATTTTGTATCAAGAAATAGTGGTAGAATATTAAATGTATCTTCTACTGCAAGTTTAATGGCTGGTCCAATGCAAGCTGTATATTTTGCTACAAAAGCTTACGTGACTTCTTTTAGTAATGCAATTGCGGAAGAATTAGCAGACACAAATGTAACTGTAACTACATTAATGCCAGGAGCTACAGAAACCGATTTTGGAAAAACTTCTGGAATGGACAAAACAATTTTATTTAAAAATACTGCAGATGCAAAATCTGTCGCAAAAGACGGTTACGATGCGATGTTAAATGGCGATTTAGACGTTATTTCTGGAGTTACTTTCTCTCAAAAAGTTATGATGAAAGCCATCCCTTTTACACCCAAAAAAGTATTGCTAAAACAAGTTAAGAAAATGCAAAACCCAGATAATAATTAA
- a CDS encoding GNAT family N-acetyltransferase encodes MLLIRKATPKDITSLALVGKKAFVTPHKEAIPSEIMTNYLNRSFSKKTLLKEITNPNYQYNLIFVDDNLAGFSKVVFNEKNENIKETNVTKMERLYLLEEFYGLGLGNKLFQYNLNLSKNNLQKGIWLYVWIKNFRALEFYKKAGFKKIAMYDFPISETATRPNNVLYLEF; translated from the coding sequence ATGCTCTTAATTAGAAAAGCAACTCCAAAAGACATCACTTCTTTGGCTTTAGTGGGTAAAAAAGCATTTGTGACACCCCACAAAGAGGCCATTCCTAGTGAAATTATGACAAATTATTTAAATCGTAGTTTTAGCAAAAAAACGTTGTTAAAAGAAATTACGAACCCAAATTACCAATACAATTTAATTTTTGTTGATGATAATTTAGCCGGATTTTCGAAAGTTGTTTTTAATGAAAAAAACGAAAATATTAAAGAAACAAATGTAACCAAAATGGAACGTTTGTATCTATTAGAAGAGTTTTATGGTTTGGGTTTGGGGAATAAATTATTTCAGTATAATTTAAATTTATCAAAAAATAATCTGCAAAAAGGAATTTGGTTATATGTTTGGATAAAGAACTTTAGAGCCTTAGAATTTTATAAAAAAGCAGGGTTTAAAAAAATTGCCATGTACGATTTTCCTATTTCCGAAACAGCAACAAGACCCAATAATGTTTTGTATTTAGAATTCTAA
- the ypfJ gene encoding KPN_02809 family neutral zinc metallopeptidase — MKWKDRRRSSNVEDRRGQSSSGRRIGGGLGTMLIPLILKLITTKKGLIIVAIVAALMYFTGTNPLHFLTGGGNSNNQIVNSGSYKGTPKENELAAFSATVLADTEDVWNKILSNYREPVLVLFSRSVSSACGNASSATGPFYCPADNKLYIDLSFFEEMEVKMNAPGDFAQAYVIAHEVGHHIQNITGISGKVQRMRGQVSKTEYNKYSVMLELQADFLAGVWAHHSQKMNRMMEKGDLEEALNAAFAIGDDRLQKQATGRVVPDSFTHGTSEQRMRWFKKGFDTGDINQGDTFNAPFL; from the coding sequence ATGAAATGGAAAGACAGAAGAAGGAGTTCTAATGTAGAAGATCGAAGAGGGCAATCTTCTTCTGGCAGAAGAATTGGTGGTGGGTTAGGCACCATGCTTATACCTTTAATATTGAAGTTAATTACCACAAAAAAAGGACTTATTATTGTGGCAATTGTGGCAGCCTTAATGTATTTTACAGGTACAAATCCTTTACATTTTTTAACAGGTGGAGGAAACTCAAACAACCAAATTGTAAATTCTGGTAGCTACAAAGGCACTCCTAAAGAAAATGAATTAGCAGCATTTAGTGCCACAGTTTTGGCCGATACAGAAGATGTTTGGAATAAAATTCTTTCGAATTATAGAGAACCTGTTTTGGTTCTTTTCTCTAGATCTGTTTCTTCTGCTTGTGGTAATGCATCTAGTGCAACTGGCCCTTTTTACTGTCCTGCAGACAACAAACTGTATATCGATTTAAGTTTCTTTGAAGAAATGGAAGTTAAAATGAATGCACCAGGAGATTTTGCGCAGGCCTACGTAATTGCGCACGAAGTTGGGCATCACATCCAGAATATTACAGGAATTAGCGGTAAAGTACAAAGAATGCGTGGTCAAGTTAGTAAAACCGAATACAATAAATATTCTGTAATGTTAGAATTACAAGCCGATTTTTTAGCGGGTGTTTGGGCACATCACTCTCAAAAAATGAACAGAATGATGGAAAAAGGAGATTTAGAGGAAGCTTTAAATGCCGCTTTTGCCATTGGAGACGATCGTTTGCAAAAACAAGCCACAGGAAGGGTTGTTCCAGATTCTTTTACCCATGGAACCTCTGAACAAAGAATGCGTTGGTTTAAAAAAGGTTTCGATACTGGAGACATCAACCAAGGAGATACTTTTAATGCACCTTTTTTGTAA
- a CDS encoding peptide-N-glycosidase F-related protein: protein MKYFPLLLSVFVFTLCSCKTVSNISTESHNFSPFNEVVFYDGYAKTVNKPTQKGVQRINNSTYVTKLNTKDLEKISNRLQLEIRVNAACDNYDRIGNVALFVLPKNLNFDVKKAIYNIEIARFITPFMDKNVAPNLTVYKYDLDNIGKLLSNKNMNKKYDFWLQFHLFGVPYAAQKQIKGCKGRIDTFIGSLQFSSTYDATKNKTQKLQFKPLLTSFHLNNYKGTDVVGKTIKKVEFTLDEKMKNAKLYLITSNHGANRGGEEYIRRNHMISMDHKIVLEYKPGGKSCEPFRKLNTQRNGIYGKEISSTGEKKEWESWNNWCPGDKVPIRVIELGTLEKGKHSFKINVPEAEFKDQEGYVLVSAYIQNK from the coding sequence ATGAAATATTTTCCCTTACTTTTAAGCGTATTTGTTTTTACGTTATGTTCTTGTAAAACAGTTAGTAATATAAGTACAGAGTCACATAATTTTTCTCCTTTTAACGAAGTAGTATTTTATGATGGTTATGCAAAAACGGTAAATAAACCTACACAAAAAGGAGTACAAAGAATAAACAACTCGACTTATGTTACAAAATTAAATACAAAAGATTTAGAGAAAATAAGTAATCGTTTGCAACTAGAAATTAGAGTAAACGCTGCTTGTGATAACTACGATAGAATAGGTAATGTTGCGTTGTTTGTGTTGCCCAAAAATTTAAATTTTGATGTAAAAAAAGCCATTTATAATATAGAAATTGCTCGCTTTATAACACCTTTTATGGATAAAAATGTAGCTCCAAATCTTACTGTTTATAAGTACGATTTAGATAATATTGGTAAATTACTTTCCAATAAAAACATGAATAAAAAGTACGATTTTTGGTTGCAGTTTCATCTTTTTGGCGTGCCTTATGCAGCTCAAAAACAAATTAAAGGATGCAAAGGCAGAATAGATACTTTTATTGGTAGTTTGCAGTTTTCGAGCACTTACGATGCGACTAAAAATAAAACCCAAAAATTACAGTTTAAACCCTTACTAACTTCTTTTCATTTGAACAATTATAAAGGAACAGATGTTGTTGGAAAAACAATAAAAAAAGTAGAGTTTACTTTAGATGAAAAAATGAAAAACGCCAAACTTTATTTAATAACTTCCAACCATGGCGCTAATAGAGGTGGAGAAGAATATATTCGTAGAAATCATATGATTTCTATGGATCATAAAATTGTGTTGGAGTATAAACCTGGAGGAAAATCTTGCGAACCTTTCAGAAAATTAAACACTCAAAGAAATGGAATTTATGGAAAGGAAATTTCTTCTACAGGAGAAAAAAAAGAATGGGAAAGCTGGAATAATTGGTGCCCTGGAGATAAAGTTCCTATTCGTGTAATTGAACTGGGAACTTTAGAAAAAGGAAAACATAGTTTTAAGATTAATGTACCAGAGGCAGAGTTTAAAGACCAAGAAGGGTATGTATTGGTTTCTGCCTATATTCAAAACAAATAA
- a CDS encoding beta-N-acetylhexosaminidase → MKKILTSLLIIAQITIFAQERLNVVPAVQNWQYSGKDVLFNSVFVNWSEGTSSKESLFLNRFKTELKSLNIKVRKSNNKNALSIFFDTKYTPVNKHKDSYKIIFGRKTIVQASSYKALVYASRTILQLVCQNKYKHAIPKGIIEDFPNYEKRMLLIDVARKFVTFNELKDFIRIMAWVKMTELHLHLSDNSWGGYSAYRLESKLYPELTAKDGHYSWKEIRELQDFAHSYGITITPEIDSPGHSLAFTNVRPDLKSKWLAPKYLDITNPDVYPFMEKILEEVIPHFDAPDFHLGTDEYRINSIKNDSLKLHIGETFRKYINHFNKVVKKNHKTTRIWSGFEHMPGDTEIDKDIIIDMWETSDAQNKSKRGYKFINSTHFYTYIVPGAPYYGVNNKFIYERWTPEIFSNKDSQNLSKNSPGLLGSKLHIWNDYGPTGFSISEIARLSTPSILVFSEKMWGTKSDLSFEDYKNKLKKLTKIPMTTILERNFTKKKEIYSKKRSINLAKKQSVLINKKIKNIEYPWTLELTVYKTKEGTKDNVLFSSKLATIYADLEFDFKKKKEVITKRGIAIVRANQTEGKSPITSYRPQVIVFDYQIPLNKNVKIKLVGEQGKTSLYINDKLIGSENIQMLCPVNYIGISNGNVFNGTIKEVSIMQNAHNYNYK, encoded by the coding sequence ATGAAAAAAATACTTACCTCACTTTTAATAATTGCTCAAATTACCATTTTTGCACAAGAACGATTAAATGTTGTACCTGCTGTACAAAATTGGCAATATTCAGGGAAAGATGTTCTATTTAACTCGGTATTTGTAAATTGGAGTGAAGGAACCTCATCCAAAGAAAGCCTCTTTTTAAATCGATTTAAAACCGAACTTAAAAGTTTGAATATAAAAGTTCGCAAATCGAATAATAAGAATGCACTTTCGATTTTCTTTGACACAAAATATACTCCTGTAAACAAACATAAAGATTCGTATAAAATAATTTTCGGTCGAAAAACCATTGTACAAGCAAGTTCTTACAAAGCACTTGTTTATGCTTCGAGAACAATACTACAATTAGTTTGTCAAAATAAATATAAACACGCAATTCCAAAAGGTATTATAGAAGATTTTCCTAATTACGAAAAGCGAATGTTATTGATCGATGTTGCTCGAAAATTTGTCACTTTTAACGAATTAAAAGATTTTATTAGAATAATGGCTTGGGTTAAAATGACGGAACTCCACTTACACTTAAGTGATAATTCTTGGGGTGGTTACAGCGCTTATCGTTTAGAAAGTAAATTGTACCCAGAACTTACAGCTAAAGACGGGCATTATTCGTGGAAAGAAATTAGAGAATTGCAAGATTTTGCACATTCTTACGGAATTACCATTACTCCAGAAATAGATTCTCCAGGACATTCTCTCGCTTTTACAAATGTAAGGCCAGATTTAAAAAGTAAATGGCTAGCTCCTAAATATTTAGATATTACAAACCCAGATGTGTATCCATTTATGGAAAAAATATTAGAAGAAGTTATTCCTCATTTCGATGCGCCAGATTTTCATTTAGGAACCGACGAATACAGAATAAATAGTATTAAAAACGATTCTTTAAAATTGCATATTGGAGAAACTTTTAGAAAGTACATCAATCATTTTAATAAAGTCGTAAAAAAGAATCATAAAACAACTCGAATATGGTCTGGTTTTGAGCACATGCCTGGAGATACAGAAATCGATAAAGATATAATTATAGATATGTGGGAAACAAGCGACGCTCAAAATAAATCGAAACGTGGTTATAAATTTATAAATTCTACTCATTTTTACACTTACATCGTTCCTGGTGCGCCTTATTATGGGGTAAATAATAAATTTATTTATGAAAGATGGACTCCTGAAATTTTTAGTAATAAAGATTCTCAAAATTTATCTAAAAACAGCCCTGGACTTTTAGGAAGCAAACTGCATATTTGGAACGATTATGGTCCAACTGGTTTTTCGATATCTGAAATTGCACGATTAAGTACGCCTTCAATTTTAGTTTTTTCAGAAAAAATGTGGGGAACAAAATCAGATTTATCTTTTGAAGATTATAAAAATAAACTTAAAAAGTTAACCAAAATTCCAATGACAACTATATTGGAAAGAAATTTTACTAAAAAAAAGGAAATTTATTCTAAAAAAAGAAGCATTAATTTAGCCAAAAAACAAAGTGTTTTAATAAATAAAAAGATTAAAAATATCGAATATCCTTGGACATTAGAATTAACGGTTTATAAAACAAAAGAAGGCACAAAAGATAACGTTCTTTTTTCATCTAAATTGGCAACGATATATGCTGACTTAGAGTTTGATTTCAAAAAGAAAAAAGAAGTCATTACCAAACGAGGAATTGCAATCGTAAGAGCAAACCAAACAGAAGGCAAATCGCCAATAACCTCTTATAGACCACAAGTTATTGTTTTCGATTATCAAATTCCATTGAATAAAAATGTAAAAATAAAATTAGTAGGAGAACAAGGAAAAACGAGTTTGTATATAAACGATAAACTTATTGGAAGCGAAAATATACAAATGCTTTGCCCTGTTAATTATATTGGTATTTCTAATGGAAATGTTTTTAATGGAACCATTAAAGAGGTAAGTATTATGCAGAATGCACACAATTATAACTACAAATAA
- the htpG gene encoding molecular chaperone HtpG → MAKGNINVAVENIFPLIKKFLYSDHEIFLRELISNATDATTKLKHLISIGEAKTELGDAKIEISIDKDAKTLTIKDQGLGMTMDEVEKYINQIAFSGAEEFLEKYKDDKNDTGVIGHFGLGFYSAFMVAEKVEIFTKSFKDEPAAHWSCDGSPEYTLVEHDKKDRGTEIVLHIAEDSTEFLEESKIRGLLTKYNRFNQVPIKFGTKKVNDPTHEPKTTKDKDGKEVTEPHRQIEVDDIINNTNPAWTKAPADLNDEDYKNFYRELYPMQFEESLFHIHLNVDYPFNLTGILFFPKLSQNLDMQKDKIQLYQNQVFVTDNVEGIVPDFLQMLKGVIDSPDIPLNVSRSYLQADGAVKKISGYITKKVADKLTSLFKKDRADFEKKWNDIKVIIEYGMLSEDKFFDKAKKFALYPTVADTYFTFDELIEKTKDTQVDKDGNHVILYAANKDAQHSYIQAAKDKGYEVLILDSPIISHLMQKLEGGDAKVKFTRVDADHIDNLIKKDDNVISKLSDEEKEKLKPIIESAVPKETYTVQLEAMDSNASPFMITVPEFMRRMKEMQATGGGGMMGMGNFPDMYNLVVNTNSPLVSEILNTKTEKKQQRLISQAFDLAKLSQNLLHGEELTNFIKRSYDLIK, encoded by the coding sequence ATGGCAAAAGGAAACATTAATGTAGCAGTAGAAAATATTTTTCCGCTGATTAAAAAATTCTTGTATTCTGATCACGAAATCTTTTTACGTGAATTAATTTCAAACGCAACAGATGCGACTACAAAATTAAAACACCTAATTTCTATCGGTGAAGCAAAAACCGAACTGGGTGATGCTAAAATTGAAATTAGCATCGATAAAGACGCAAAAACTTTAACGATAAAAGACCAAGGTTTAGGAATGACAATGGATGAGGTTGAGAAATACATTAACCAAATTGCATTTTCTGGCGCCGAAGAGTTTTTAGAAAAATACAAAGACGATAAAAACGACACTGGTGTAATTGGGCATTTTGGTCTTGGTTTTTATTCTGCTTTTATGGTGGCAGAAAAGGTAGAAATTTTTACCAAATCTTTTAAAGACGAACCTGCAGCTCATTGGTCTTGCGATGGTTCTCCAGAATACACCTTGGTTGAGCACGACAAAAAAGACAGAGGAACAGAAATTGTTTTACACATTGCAGAAGATTCTACAGAGTTTTTAGAAGAAAGTAAAATTAGAGGATTACTAACTAAGTACAACAGATTTAACCAAGTACCTATTAAATTTGGCACAAAAAAAGTAAACGATCCTACTCACGAGCCAAAAACCACCAAAGATAAAGATGGTAAAGAAGTAACAGAACCTCATAGACAAATTGAGGTTGATGATATCATTAATAACACAAACCCTGCTTGGACGAAAGCACCTGCAGATTTAAATGATGAAGATTATAAAAACTTCTACAGAGAATTGTATCCAATGCAGTTTGAAGAATCTTTATTTCATATTCATTTAAATGTAGATTATCCTTTTAACTTAACAGGAATTTTATTTTTCCCTAAGTTGTCTCAAAACTTAGATATGCAAAAAGATAAAATTCAACTATATCAAAACCAAGTTTTTGTAACTGATAATGTAGAAGGAATTGTACCTGACTTTTTACAAATGTTAAAAGGGGTAATTGATTCTCCAGACATTCCATTAAATGTTTCTCGTTCTTATTTACAGGCAGATGGAGCCGTAAAGAAAATTTCTGGATACATTACCAAAAAAGTTGCGGATAAATTAACGTCGTTATTTAAAAAAGATCGTGCAGATTTCGAGAAAAAATGGAACGACATTAAAGTAATTATCGAATACGGAATGTTGTCTGAAGATAAATTCTTCGACAAGGCGAAAAAATTCGCTTTGTACCCAACAGTAGCAGATACTTATTTTACGTTTGACGAATTGATTGAAAAAACAAAAGACACACAAGTAGATAAAGACGGAAACCACGTTATTTTATATGCCGCAAATAAAGATGCACAACACAGTTACATACAAGCTGCAAAAGATAAAGGATATGAAGTATTAATCTTAGATTCTCCTATTATTTCGCATTTAATGCAAAAATTAGAAGGTGGAGATGCAAAAGTGAAATTTACAAGAGTAGATGCAGATCATATAGATAATTTAATTAAAAAAGACGATAACGTAATTTCTAAATTATCGGACGAAGAAAAAGAAAAATTAAAGCCAATTATAGAAAGTGCTGTTCCTAAAGAAACTTACACTGTTCAATTAGAGGCCATGGATTCTAACGCTTCTCCATTTATGATTACTGTACCAGAATTTATGCGTAGAATGAAAGAAATGCAAGCTACTGGAGGTGGTGGAATGATGGGAATGGGTAACTTCCCAGACATGTACAATTTGGTTGTAAACACCAACAGTCCGTTAGTTTCTGAAATTTTAAACACAAAAACAGAAAAGAAACAACAACGTTTAATTTCGCAAGCTTTTGATTTGGCAAAATTATCTCAAAACCTTTTACATGGCGAAGAGTTAACCAACTTTATTAAACGTTCTTACGACTTGATAAAATAA
- a CDS encoding 3-oxoacyl-ACP synthase III family protein: MYNSKITGLGYYVPENVVTNDDLKKFMETSDEWIQERTGIKERRWIDPKTEDTTAVMGSKAAKIAIERASLTKDDIDFIIFATLSPDMYFPGGGVQVQDLLDMPTIGALDVRNQCSGFIYAMSVADQFIKTGMYKNILVIGAENHSGGLEKSTRGRGVTVIFGDGAGAAVLSRTEEKGKGILSSHLHSEGKHAKELVLEGPSTQRWVPEIMENNDPDDTSYYPYMNGQFVFKHAITRFSEAIVEGLQANNLQKEDIDMLIPHQANLRIAQFIQKKFQLSDDQVYNNIMKYGNTTAASVIIALTEAWEKGKIKDNDLVVLAAFGSGFTWGSVIIRW; encoded by the coding sequence ATGTATAATTCAAAAATAACTGGTTTAGGATATTATGTTCCAGAAAATGTGGTAACAAACGACGACTTAAAGAAATTTATGGAAACGTCAGATGAATGGATTCAAGAAAGAACAGGAATTAAAGAAAGACGTTGGATAGACCCAAAAACGGAGGATACAACCGCAGTTATGGGATCTAAAGCAGCTAAAATTGCAATCGAAAGAGCAAGTTTAACCAAAGACGATATCGATTTTATAATTTTTGCGACTTTAAGTCCAGATATGTATTTTCCTGGAGGTGGCGTGCAAGTGCAAGATTTATTAGACATGCCAACAATTGGTGCTTTAGATGTTCGTAACCAATGTTCTGGATTTATTTATGCAATGTCTGTTGCAGATCAATTTATAAAAACAGGCATGTATAAAAACATTTTGGTAATTGGTGCAGAAAATCATTCTGGAGGTTTAGAAAAATCAACAAGAGGAAGAGGAGTTACCGTTATTTTTGGAGATGGAGCAGGAGCAGCAGTATTGTCTCGAACTGAAGAAAAAGGAAAAGGAATTTTGTCTTCTCATTTACATTCGGAAGGAAAGCATGCCAAAGAGTTGGTTTTAGAAGGGCCTTCTACACAAAGGTGGGTACCAGAAATTATGGAAAATAATGATCCTGATGATACTTCTTACTATCCTTACATGAATGGTCAGTTTGTATTTAAACATGCCATAACTCGTTTTTCTGAAGCAATTGTAGAAGGTTTGCAAGCAAACAATTTACAAAAGGAAGATATTGATATGTTAATTCCGCATCAAGCAAATTTACGGATTGCACAATTTATTCAAAAGAAATTTCAGCTTTCAGACGATCAAGTTTATAACAACATTATGAAATATGGAAACACCACAGCTGCATCTGTAATTATAGCCTTAACAGAAGCTTGGGAAAAAGGCAAAATTAAAGACAACGATTTGGTTGTTTTAGCGGCTTTTGGAAGTGGATTTACTTGGGGAAGCGTAATTATTCGTTGGTAA